A section of the Deltaproteobacteria bacterium genome encodes:
- the uvrC gene encoding excinuclease ABC subunit UvrC — protein MDIEARLKSLPKTPGVYLMKGASGKILYIGKAKDLKSRVRSYFRGSADDGRYASRFLASKTEDIDCIITTTEKEALILEDTLLKKHKPPYNIRLKDDKTYVSIRLTVEEPFPRIEITRRTADDKSRYFGPYASASQARETLKFLRRIFPLCVCSLHEFRNRTRPCLDYQLGLCASPATGLISEGKYREIVDGAIMFLEGRNLELVRELKKNMLAASEAKRYEDAAVIRDRIGAIEASLEEQKVVSEGCEDEDYFALEREDGALSIAVLNVRQGRLISKRGFNFKDTGVEDSEIMASFLSQFYRRSENNIPAFVFLSVDADGPDVMEEWLSELGGKRVEIRRPERGGKKRLMDMALLNAKEALIKAALTAENAALIEIGKKLNTSRTPVTIEAFDISNIGGESAVGAMVRFKNGVPEKKHYRLYKIKGVDGPDDYAMMREVMERRYLNTNDVPVPDLILVDGGKGQLAVALKVASELKMEGAAIASLAKDREGALPPRPGKKVSKGERVFIAGVKDPVVLKEGSKGDLLLRRVRDEVHRFAVSYHRKLRGKKSVRSVLDDIPGIGPAKKKLIFEKFVDLDGLRAASIDDIAALSGITPETARLIKEATSKKES, from the coding sequence ATGGACATCGAGGCCAGGCTAAAGTCGCTTCCAAAGACCCCGGGCGTCTATCTCATGAAGGGCGCCTCGGGAAAGATTCTCTACATCGGCAAGGCAAAGGATCTAAAGAGCCGCGTAAGGTCGTATTTTAGAGGAAGCGCTGACGACGGACGCTACGCGAGCCGTTTTCTTGCCTCGAAAACCGAGGACATCGACTGCATCATCACAACCACGGAGAAAGAGGCCCTCATACTCGAGGACACTCTTTTAAAGAAGCACAAACCCCCGTACAACATACGCCTTAAGGACGATAAGACCTACGTAAGCATACGTCTTACGGTTGAGGAGCCGTTTCCGAGAATCGAGATAACGAGGCGGACAGCGGACGACAAGTCGCGCTACTTTGGCCCCTATGCCTCTGCCTCGCAGGCAAGGGAGACGCTAAAATTCCTTCGCCGCATATTTCCGCTTTGCGTGTGTTCTCTCCATGAGTTTCGTAACCGCACAAGGCCGTGCCTCGACTACCAGCTTGGTCTTTGCGCCTCCCCTGCAACAGGGCTTATATCCGAGGGCAAATACAGAGAAATCGTGGACGGCGCAATAATGTTTCTCGAGGGCAGGAACTTGGAACTTGTAAGGGAGCTTAAAAAGAACATGCTTGCTGCATCCGAGGCAAAAAGGTACGAGGACGCGGCTGTTATAAGGGACAGGATTGGCGCCATAGAGGCCTCTCTCGAAGAGCAGAAGGTAGTTAGCGAAGGATGCGAGGACGAAGACTACTTCGCGCTCGAGCGGGAGGACGGCGCGCTCTCCATAGCGGTGCTAAATGTCAGGCAGGGCCGCCTCATCTCCAAGCGAGGCTTTAACTTCAAGGACACGGGTGTCGAGGATTCGGAAATCATGGCCTCGTTTCTCTCGCAGTTTTACAGAAGAAGCGAGAACAATATTCCGGCATTTGTTTTTCTCTCCGTTGATGCGGATGGCCCTGATGTGATGGAAGAATGGCTCTCGGAGCTTGGCGGAAAGAGGGTGGAGATAAGAAGGCCCGAGCGCGGCGGCAAGAAGCGGCTCATGGACATGGCGCTTTTAAACGCAAAGGAAGCGCTCATAAAGGCTGCGCTTACGGCAGAGAACGCAGCGCTTATCGAGATAGGAAAGAAGCTCAATACTTCGCGAACCCCTGTGACAATCGAGGCCTTCGATATATCCAATATCGGCGGCGAGAGCGCGGTAGGCGCAATGGTGCGCTTTAAAAACGGCGTGCCGGAGAAAAAGCATTACCGCCTCTATAAAATTAAAGGCGTGGACGGCCCTGACGATTACGCCATGATGCGTGAAGTCATGGAGCGAAGGTACTTAAATACCAATGACGTGCCTGTGCCGGATCTAATCCTCGTTGACGGCGGAAAGGGGCAGCTTGCCGTTGCCCTGAAGGTCGCCTCCGAGCTTAAGATGGAAGGCGCGGCAATTGCTTCCCTTGCAAAGGACAGGGAAGGCGCGCTGCCGCCGCGTCCGGGCAAGAAGGTTTCAAAGGGCGAGAGGGTGTTTATTGCAGGCGTAAAGGACCCTGTTGTTTTGAAAGAGGGCTCCAAGGGGGATTTGCTGCTCCGCCGCGTGCGCGACGAGGTGCACCGCTTTGCAGTGTCGTATCACAGGAAGCTTAGGGGTAAAAAATCCGTCCGGTCGGTCTTGGATGATATTCCAGGCATCGGCCCTGCCAAGAAAAAGCTGATATTCGAAAAATTCGTTGACCTTGA
- the efp gene encoding elongation factor P: MISATQLRVGMTIMFNGAPHKVLSVQHVTPGNWRGMVQTKLRNLITGSGAENRFGSDDKVEKAVLEEHEMEYLYESGGEYTFMNTANYEQMPISSEDLGDTVYFLIPNVKFAVEFYDGKPVSVKPPKVVELKIVDTPPNMKGATASSSYKPAKLETGLTVGVPPFIETGEVIRIDTEELKYIERAR, encoded by the coding sequence ATGATATCGGCAACACAGTTAAGGGTGGGTATGACCATCATGTTCAACGGAGCGCCTCACAAGGTGCTAAGCGTCCAGCACGTGACGCCTGGTAACTGGAGGGGCATGGTGCAAACCAAGCTCAGGAACCTGATTACAGGTTCGGGAGCGGAGAACCGCTTCGGGTCGGATGATAAGGTGGAGAAGGCCGTGCTTGAAGAGCACGAGATGGAGTACTTATACGAGAGCGGCGGAGAGTATACCTTCATGAACACCGCCAATTACGAGCAAATGCCGATTAGCTCGGAAGATCTTGGCGACACTGTGTACTTCCTCATCCCGAACGTCAAGTTCGCTGTCGAGTTCTACGACGGCAAGCCCGTCTCGGTGAAGCCGCCAAAGGTTGTGGAGCTTAAGATTGTCGACACGCCGCCAAACATGAAGGGCGCTACGGCTTCGAGCTCCTATAAGCCGGCGAAGCTCGAAACCGGGCTTACGGTAGGAGTGCCTCCGTTCATCGAGACCGGCGAGGTCATACGCATAGACACAGAGGAACTTAAGTACATCGAGCGGGCCAGGTAA
- a CDS encoding class II fructose-bisphosphate aldolase yields the protein MQLKKSVDELKDSVKAALTVDAGGKATITDEKKLCFEAIDILAYNAAINKDKAVAAEAKRIIRAAAKAFGSPSASIQGLYEAMGRGDCKDFTVPAINIRGLTYDTSRAVFRAAKKNDSTTVLFEIAKSEISYTDQRPEEYAACVLAAAIKEGYKAPVFIQGDHFQINAKKYGEDKKAEIDGLKKLIAEALEAEFYNIDIDASTIVDLSKPSVTEQQRPNFENTAELTAFIRNKEKEKGLSVVSIGGEIGEVGGKNSTEEELRAFMDGYKAALDKKFIGISKISVQTGTSHGGVVLPDGSIAKVKVDFDTIEKLSRVSREVYGLSGVVQHGASTLPDDAFHIFREKAAAEVHLATGFQNLTYDSASFPKALKEEIYEHLRKVHSDEKKAGETDEQFIYKTRKKGFGPFKEKMWMLPRPTIDAIGKELEDRFDLIFKKLNAVNTSAHVKKYVK from the coding sequence ATGCAGCTGAAAAAATCCGTTGATGAGCTTAAAGATTCCGTAAAGGCCGCGCTTACGGTAGACGCAGGCGGCAAGGCTACAATTACCGATGAAAAGAAATTATGCTTTGAGGCAATCGACATACTTGCCTACAACGCGGCAATTAATAAAGACAAGGCCGTGGCAGCAGAGGCAAAGCGCATTATAAGGGCCGCTGCAAAGGCATTCGGCTCCCCCTCCGCCTCCATTCAGGGGCTATACGAGGCAATGGGCAGGGGTGATTGCAAGGATTTTACCGTTCCCGCGATAAACATACGCGGCCTTACATACGACACATCGAGGGCCGTGTTTCGCGCGGCAAAGAAGAACGACTCGACAACCGTGCTCTTCGAGATAGCAAAGAGCGAGATAAGCTACACAGACCAGAGGCCAGAGGAGTACGCGGCATGCGTGCTTGCAGCTGCCATAAAGGAAGGCTACAAGGCCCCCGTGTTCATACAGGGCGACCACTTCCAGATAAACGCAAAGAAGTACGGGGAAGATAAGAAGGCTGAGATAGACGGCCTTAAAAAGCTCATTGCCGAGGCGCTTGAGGCCGAGTTCTATAACATCGACATAGACGCCTCCACTATCGTGGATCTAAGCAAGCCAAGCGTTACCGAGCAGCAGAGGCCGAACTTCGAGAACACGGCAGAGCTTACGGCCTTCATAAGAAATAAGGAAAAGGAAAAGGGGCTGTCCGTTGTCTCGATTGGGGGCGAAATCGGCGAGGTCGGCGGAAAGAACTCGACAGAGGAAGAGCTCAGAGCTTTCATGGACGGCTACAAGGCAGCGCTCGATAAAAAGTTCATTGGCATAAGCAAGATAAGCGTGCAGACCGGCACTTCGCACGGCGGAGTGGTTCTCCCCGACGGCAGCATAGCCAAGGTGAAGGTCGACTTCGACACAATAGAAAAGCTTTCCAGGGTATCGAGGGAGGTCTACGGGCTCTCGGGTGTTGTGCAGCACGGCGCGTCCACTCTCCCGGATGATGCCTTCCATATATTCAGGGAAAAGGCTGCTGCCGAGGTGCACCTTGCCACCGGGTTCCAGAACCTTACCTACGACAGCGCGTCGTTTCCAAAGGCGCTAAAAGAAGAGATATACGAGCATCTTAGGAAGGTGCACTCTGACGAGAAAAAGGCGGGGGAAACGGACGAGCAGTTCATATACAAGACCAGGAAAAAGGGGTTCGGGCCGTTCAAGGAAAAGATGTGGATGCTCCCGAGGCCGACAATCGACGCTATCGGTAAAGAGCTCGAGGACCGCTTTGATCTGATATTTAAAAAGCTCAATGCCGTAAACACCTCCGCTCACGTAAAGAAGTACGTAAAATAG
- a CDS encoding TIGR04283 family arsenosugar biosynthesis glycosyltransferase, with protein MGSFSVVIPALDEEANIERAVRSADGAEVIVADAGSSDGTVKKAKALGAKVISAKKGRGAQMDEGAKVATGDVLIFLHADARLPGGWAKDVSSAIERGFQAGMFSLGIDAKGFSYRLIEFGANLRARALKIAYGDQALFVTRQAFTDAGGFNGLPIMEDLELIKRLKKAKTLCILKEAVTVSPRRWQRDGVLKRTLRNWGLFIDYFFRRDAAALYKRYYS; from the coding sequence ATGGGGAGTTTTTCCGTCGTAATACCGGCCCTTGATGAAGAGGCAAACATAGAAAGGGCCGTAAGGTCGGCAGATGGAGCCGAAGTTATAGTTGCCGACGCTGGCAGCAGTGACGGCACGGTAAAAAAGGCCAAGGCCCTTGGCGCAAAGGTTATAAGCGCTAAAAAAGGCCGCGGCGCCCAGATGGATGAAGGCGCAAAGGTGGCAACCGGCGATGTGCTTATCTTTCTTCATGCGGACGCAAGGCTGCCGGGTGGCTGGGCCAAAGATGTAAGCAGCGCGATCGAGAGAGGGTTTCAGGCAGGCATGTTCTCTCTTGGCATAGATGCAAAAGGGTTTTCGTACAGGCTGATAGAATTTGGCGCGAACCTTCGGGCAAGGGCCCTTAAAATTGCCTACGGAGACCAGGCACTTTTCGTAACAAGGCAGGCCTTTACCGACGCAGGCGGCTTTAATGGGCTTCCGATTATGGAAGACCTGGAACTCATTAAGAGGTTGAAGAAAGCCAAAACGCTGTGTATACTCAAGGAGGCGGTCACTGTGTCGCCAAGAAGGTGGCAAAGGGACGGCGTATTAAAGAGGACGCTTCGGAATTGGGGCCTGTTTATAGATTATTTCTTTCGCCGCGACGCAGCGGCCCTGTATAAGAGGTATTATTCGTGA
- a CDS encoding NAD(P)-dependent glycerol-3-phosphate dehydrogenase yields the protein MTMRVSVIGAGSWGTTIAAMLAIKGVDTTLWAYEDWLAKEMPEVRENKTYLPGVKLPESLKITNSLNDALLGAGMVVCVVPTQAIRSVFKDAKGLIGPDAVVINASKGLEAKTFLTCRSVLLETLGKEFGDRLGVLSGPTFAKELSKGLPAAACVAAPSLDAAEAAQDVFSTKYFRVYTNTDPVGVELGGTLKNVMAIASGISDGLGLGFNSRSALITRALAEMTRLGVKLGAKAETFYGLSGMGDLVLTCTGPLSRNYTVGFEIGQGKTLKELMEGRKTVAEGVMTAASVVELSRRSNIEMPIAEEVCKVLNEGKSPRDAVMALMTRELKGE from the coding sequence CTGACAATGCGCGTTTCGGTCATAGGAGCCGGAAGCTGGGGCACGACGATTGCCGCGATGCTCGCTATTAAGGGCGTGGATACCACACTCTGGGCCTATGAGGACTGGCTTGCAAAGGAGATGCCCGAAGTTAGAGAGAATAAGACCTATCTTCCGGGTGTTAAGCTTCCCGAATCTCTAAAAATAACTAATTCGCTTAACGACGCGCTCTTGGGCGCAGGAATGGTCGTGTGCGTTGTGCCCACACAGGCCATAAGGAGCGTTTTCAAGGACGCAAAGGGGCTGATAGGCCCTGATGCTGTCGTTATAAACGCCTCAAAGGGGCTCGAGGCAAAGACCTTTCTTACTTGCCGTAGCGTGCTTCTTGAAACCCTTGGCAAAGAATTTGGCGACAGGCTCGGCGTGCTTTCCGGCCCGACATTCGCAAAGGAACTTTCAAAAGGTCTTCCTGCAGCAGCCTGCGTTGCAGCGCCAAGCCTTGATGCGGCAGAGGCCGCGCAGGATGTTTTCTCGACAAAGTACTTTAGAGTATATACGAACACAGACCCGGTGGGTGTCGAACTTGGAGGGACATTAAAGAATGTAATGGCGATAGCTTCCGGCATATCCGACGGCCTCGGGCTCGGGTTCAACTCAAGGAGCGCCCTCATTACAAGGGCCCTTGCAGAGATGACGAGGCTTGGCGTAAAGCTTGGCGCAAAGGCAGAGACCTTCTACGGGCTCTCCGGCATGGGAGACCTTGTGCTTACATGCACAGGGCCGCTCTCCAGGAACTATACCGTTGGTTTCGAGATAGGGCAGGGCAAGACCTTAAAGGAACTTATGGAAGGCAGAAAGACCGTTGCAGAGGGCGTTATGACCGCAGCCTCGGTTGTAGAGCTTTCGAGGCGCAGTAATATCGAGATGCCAATTGCCGAAGAGGTCTGTAAGGTATTAAACGAAGGTAAAAGCCCAAGGGACGCTGTCATGGCCCTTATGACAAGGGAGCTTAAAGGCGAGTAG
- a CDS encoding tetratricopeptide repeat protein codes for MPYKGPGKIGVGRVLLAGVLIAVAAVLISASFGCKRVSREEEKLFYDAERHLAASDYATAIEKFSVFVDKYPDSQLAAASQYKTGYINYKFLKRPKDALKAYAVLLYVYPDSSYVINAREDRAAIFSDGDNHRQAVEEYIWLVKAGPESNAARYRFELANEYMGVGDFKQARIELDDLLKKRPSSEYTERAHFLIAMTYFMGGEYLEAANSFDYVMKKYAGQPVAMEAKLEKASSLIAGGYLGEAMKLLKELEKEYPNKSIVRIKMVAVEERMKSEIIAVPLPEGGNTQMKLRETD; via the coding sequence GTGCCTTACAAGGGCCCTGGCAAAATAGGCGTTGGCCGCGTTCTTCTAGCCGGCGTATTGATAGCCGTCGCGGCAGTCCTTATTTCCGCCTCCTTTGGCTGCAAGCGCGTAAGCAGGGAAGAGGAAAAATTATTTTACGACGCAGAGCGCCATCTTGCCGCTTCGGATTATGCGACCGCAATCGAGAAGTTCTCGGTCTTTGTCGATAAGTACCCTGACAGCCAGCTTGCCGCAGCGAGCCAGTACAAGACAGGGTACATAAACTACAAGTTCCTCAAGAGGCCGAAAGATGCATTGAAGGCCTATGCCGTGCTCTTATACGTTTATCCGGACAGCTCTTATGTGATAAACGCAAGAGAGGACAGGGCCGCCATATTTTCCGATGGCGATAACCACAGGCAGGCGGTCGAGGAATACATATGGCTCGTCAAGGCCGGGCCCGAGTCCAATGCCGCAAGATACCGCTTCGAGCTTGCAAACGAGTACATGGGGGTCGGCGATTTCAAGCAGGCAAGAATCGAGCTCGACGACCTTCTTAAAAAACGCCCTTCGAGCGAATACACCGAACGGGCGCATTTCCTTATCGCAATGACGTACTTCATGGGAGGCGAGTACCTCGAGGCCGCGAATTCCTTCGATTACGTCATGAAGAAGTACGCCGGACAGCCCGTTGCCATGGAGGCAAAGCTCGAGAAGGCGTCTTCGCTCATAGCCGGCGGATACCTTGGCGAGGCGATGAAGCTTCTAAAGGAACTCGAAAAAGAGTACCCGAATAAGAGTATCGTGAGAATCAAGATGGTCGCAGTGGAGGAGAGGATGAAGAGCGAGATAATAGCCGTGCCTCTTCCAGAAGGCGGCAACACGCAGATGAAGCTTAGGGAGACGGACTGA
- the gyrA gene encoding DNA gyrase subunit A, whose amino-acid sequence MAQEKIPVAIEDEMQRSYLDYAMSVIVGRALPDVRDGLKPVHRRVIFAMHEMGVEWNKPYKKSARVVGDVIGKYHPHGDIAVYDTITRLVQDFSMRYPLIDGQGNFGSIDGDSPAAMRYTEVRMARLSSELLADIDKETVDFVPNYDGSEREPSVLPAAFPNLLVNGSSGIAVGMATNMPPHNLGEIIDAIIYVIKKPDATVKELLKIVPGPDFPTSGFIYGREGIVDAYKTGKGVVQMRAKATVEKNSRTGRQSIVITEIPYMVNKAKLIERIAELVHDKKIEGISDIRDESSREGMRVVVDLKRDEVAEVILNNLYLHTQMRSSFGIINLALVEGQPKVLPLADLLNEFVKFRKEVVTRRFVFDLKKARERAHILEGLKIAIDNLDNVIKLIRASKSPQEAKEGLITKFKLSEIQATAILDMRLHRLTALEREKIIAEYKEVIALIKKYEEILASEKLLMGVIVDELKAIRERYADPRRTQIVDQAEEITLEDVIVEEDMVVTITGNGYIKRNPTSLFKIQKRGGKGKTGMTTRDEDFVSSMFVASTHSHILFFTDKGKAYALKVYDIPQAGRAAKGKAIVNILSLSPGEKITAFLPVREFTEGSCIVMGTRQGVIKKSDLMSFSNIRTSGLIAVSLDAGDSLINARLTDGKKDIFVATKEGMSIRFNEEDVREMGRQARGVKALNLSKDDEVVGMETLADNVTMLTVTEKGYGKRSELSEYRTQSRGGSGLINIKVTERNGPVVGIAQVTDSDEIMLSTSKGKIIRIAMKGVSVIGRNTQGVRLMDIDKDEKIGGLAPIVEGAEEEEAEE is encoded by the coding sequence ATGGCCCAAGAGAAAATTCCGGTTGCCATAGAAGATGAAATGCAACGCTCGTACCTCGATTACGCGATGAGCGTAATCGTAGGAAGGGCGCTCCCGGATGTGCGTGACGGATTAAAGCCCGTGCACAGGCGTGTCATATTCGCCATGCACGAGATGGGGGTTGAGTGGAATAAGCCCTATAAAAAGTCAGCCCGCGTGGTCGGAGACGTCATAGGTAAATACCATCCGCACGGCGACATAGCGGTATACGACACCATTACGAGGCTTGTCCAGGACTTCTCCATGAGGTACCCGCTCATCGACGGTCAGGGTAACTTCGGAAGCATAGACGGCGACTCGCCTGCTGCCATGAGGTACACGGAAGTAAGGATGGCGAGGCTCTCAAGCGAGCTCCTTGCCGACATAGACAAGGAAACCGTCGACTTTGTCCCGAACTACGACGGCTCGGAAAGAGAGCCGAGCGTTTTACCCGCGGCATTCCCGAACCTTCTTGTAAACGGCTCTTCCGGTATTGCCGTTGGCATGGCAACCAACATGCCGCCGCATAACCTTGGCGAGATAATCGACGCCATAATTTACGTCATAAAGAAGCCCGATGCGACCGTTAAGGAGCTTTTGAAGATAGTGCCCGGCCCCGACTTCCCGACAAGCGGTTTCATATACGGCAGGGAAGGCATCGTGGATGCCTACAAGACCGGCAAGGGTGTCGTGCAGATGAGGGCAAAGGCAACGGTTGAGAAGAATTCACGGACCGGGCGCCAGAGCATCGTCATCACAGAGATACCCTACATGGTCAACAAGGCAAAGCTCATCGAGAGAATCGCCGAGCTCGTGCACGACAAGAAGATAGAGGGCATCTCGGACATAAGAGACGAGTCCTCGAGAGAGGGCATGAGGGTTGTGGTGGATTTAAAGCGCGACGAGGTGGCCGAGGTAATACTCAATAACCTCTATCTCCACACGCAGATGCGTTCATCATTCGGCATCATCAACCTCGCGCTCGTCGAAGGCCAGCCAAAGGTGTTGCCGCTTGCAGACCTCTTAAACGAGTTCGTCAAGTTCCGTAAAGAGGTCGTTACCAGGCGTTTTGTATTCGATTTAAAAAAGGCCCGCGAAAGGGCCCATATACTCGAGGGGCTAAAGATCGCCATAGACAACCTCGACAATGTGATAAAGCTGATACGCGCATCCAAGAGCCCGCAGGAAGCCAAAGAAGGGCTCATAACGAAGTTCAAGCTCTCGGAGATACAGGCAACCGCCATCCTCGATATGAGGCTCCATCGCCTGACCGCTCTCGAGAGAGAGAAGATAATTGCAGAGTACAAGGAAGTGATAGCGCTGATAAAGAAGTACGAGGAAATACTGGCAAGCGAGAAGCTCCTTATGGGCGTCATCGTCGACGAGCTTAAGGCAATAAGGGAGCGCTACGCAGACCCGAGGCGTACCCAGATAGTTGACCAGGCAGAGGAAATAACCCTCGAGGACGTAATAGTCGAAGAGGACATGGTCGTCACCATCACCGGTAACGGCTATATAAAGAGGAACCCGACGAGCCTCTTTAAAATTCAAAAGAGGGGCGGTAAGGGCAAGACCGGCATGACGACCAGGGACGAGGACTTTGTCTCGAGCATGTTCGTTGCCTCGACGCACAGCCACATCCTCTTCTTTACCGACAAAGGCAAGGCCTATGCGCTAAAGGTCTACGACATCCCGCAGGCCGGCAGGGCCGCAAAGGGCAAGGCGATAGTTAACATACTTAGCCTTTCTCCGGGCGAAAAGATCACGGCATTCCTGCCCGTCAGGGAGTTTACCGAAGGCTCCTGTATAGTCATGGGCACGCGCCAGGGCGTCATAAAGAAGAGCGATCTGATGAGCTTCTCTAACATCCGCACAAGCGGCCTTATAGCCGTGAGCCTGGATGCGGGCGATAGCCTCATAAACGCGCGCCTTACCGACGGCAAGAAGGATATCTTCGTGGCCACCAAGGAGGGCATGTCCATACGTTTTAACGAGGAGGACGTGAGGGAGATGGGCCGCCAGGCAAGGGGCGTCAAGGCCTTGAACCTATCGAAGGACGACGAGGTGGTCGGCATGGAGACCCTTGCCGATAACGTCACCATGCTCACCGTCACCGAGAAAGGCTACGGCAAGAGAAGCGAGCTCTCGGAGTACAGGACGCAGTCCAGAGGCGGTAGCGGCCTGATAAACATCAAGGTAACGGAGAGAAACGGCCCTGTCGTAGGCATAGCCCAGGTGACGGACTCGGATGAGATAATGCTTTCTACGAGCAAGGGCAAAATCATACGCATCGCCATGAAGGGCGTCTCTGTCATAGGCAGGAACACCCAGGGCGTTAGGCTTATGGACATAGACAAGGACGAGAAGATAGGCGGCCTGGCCCCGATAGTAGAGGGCGCGGAAGAAGAAGAGGCCGAAGAGTAG
- the glyS gene encoding glycine--tRNA ligase subunit beta, with amino-acid sequence MAKDLILELGSEELPARFINPSLAALKTGLEKALKEHNIAFASLETYGTPRRLAAIIKGLEEKQADSVLEARGPSKQAAFDKDGNPTNALIGFAKSHNVKPADVKTIKTEKGEYVCISKKIKGKKTSEILPALLKNAVEKLTFPKSMHWGSFDVTYGRPLHWILAMYGTSKVEFDYGHIKSSNTTCGHRFKSPAKIKITSASAYLKSLKKAFVLADIEERKAIIHKNLKIEAEKSGGEVLYDDGLMEEVANLVEYPTVVKGCFEKEFLTLPRQVVINAMREHQRYFCVISKKGELLPYFLTVSNTPVKKVKTVSSGNERVLRARLNDAKFYYEKDLKTPLASRVDALKGVVFQAKLGTSYEKVVRFTRLAVAIGETVGFSAHANGDEPLHFLNNSSVKSGIAEGMLDVTTIGDSKEYNKYVLGRASMLAKADLVSGMVGEFPSLQGLMGMEYALKDNEPEEVATAIFEHYLPTTSGGALPTTKAGAIVSIADKLDTICGCFGVGLIPTGAADPYALRRFSIGIMAIIQDKGLHLPLDWAIDRSLDILGDKLKRKKNEATSDILEFFRERLKNQLTSQGLGADTVEAVFSAGWAEINDAVARVKALEEFKGHEAFGRLVVAFKRVSNILKGFDAEDTSVDTKLFKEKDESSLLGAIKAASPEVEKYRSAADYSRVFTSLASIKEAVDSFFDNVMVMTDDAALKTNRLRLLNSVRGLYIKTADLSKLTVAE; translated from the coding sequence ATGGCAAAAGACCTCATACTCGAACTCGGCTCAGAAGAGCTGCCGGCAAGATTTATAAACCCATCGCTTGCCGCCCTTAAAACAGGCCTTGAAAAGGCCCTGAAAGAGCATAACATCGCCTTCGCGTCCCTGGAGACCTATGGCACTCCCAGGCGTCTTGCCGCCATAATAAAAGGTCTCGAAGAAAAACAAGCAGACTCGGTGCTTGAAGCAAGAGGCCCGAGTAAGCAGGCTGCCTTTGACAAGGACGGCAATCCAACGAACGCGCTCATAGGGTTCGCGAAATCCCACAACGTAAAACCAGCGGACGTAAAAACAATAAAGACCGAAAAGGGCGAGTACGTCTGCATATCCAAAAAAATCAAGGGCAAGAAGACCTCTGAGATACTGCCGGCACTCTTGAAGAACGCTGTAGAGAAACTCACTTTCCCCAAGTCCATGCACTGGGGCTCATTCGACGTGACCTACGGACGGCCGCTTCACTGGATACTGGCAATGTACGGGACATCGAAAGTTGAGTTCGACTACGGCCACATAAAAAGCTCCAACACGACCTGCGGCCACCGCTTCAAGAGTCCGGCAAAGATAAAGATAACCTCGGCCTCGGCGTACCTTAAATCCCTTAAAAAGGCATTCGTGCTTGCCGATATAGAAGAAAGAAAGGCAATCATTCACAAAAACCTCAAGATAGAGGCAGAGAAGTCCGGCGGAGAGGTGCTCTACGACGACGGGCTTATGGAAGAGGTTGCCAATCTTGTCGAGTACCCGACCGTTGTAAAAGGCTGCTTTGAGAAAGAATTTCTCACGCTGCCGCGCCAGGTCGTTATAAACGCCATGCGCGAGCACCAGAGGTACTTCTGCGTGATAAGCAAGAAGGGCGAGCTCTTGCCGTATTTTCTTACGGTATCGAACACGCCGGTCAAAAAAGTAAAGACCGTTAGCTCGGGTAACGAGCGCGTTCTAAGGGCCAGGCTAAACGACGCCAAATTCTACTACGAAAAAGACCTCAAGACGCCGCTTGCCTCACGGGTGGATGCGCTAAAGGGTGTCGTATTCCAGGCAAAGCTTGGCACGTCATACGAAAAGGTGGTGCGCTTTACGCGCCTTGCCGTTGCAATAGGCGAAACAGTCGGGTTCTCGGCCCACGCAAACGGAGACGAACCGCTTCACTTCCTAAATAACTCCTCTGTAAAATCCGGCATAGCAGAGGGCATGCTCGACGTCACGACCATCGGGGATTCCAAAGAATACAACAAGTACGTGCTCGGACGGGCATCGATGCTTGCAAAGGCGGATTTGGTAAGCGGCATGGTCGGAGAGTTCCCGTCACTCCAGGGCCTCATGGGCATGGAGTACGCGCTAAAGGACAACGAGCCTGAAGAGGTCGCAACAGCCATATTCGAGCACTACCTGCCGACGACATCCGGCGGCGCGCTTCCGACTACAAAGGCAGGTGCAATAGTTAGCATCGCAGACAAGCTTGACACCATCTGCGGCTGCTTTGGCGTTGGGCTCATCCCAACCGGCGCAGCTGACCCGTACGCGCTAAGAAGGTTCTCTATCGGCATCATGGCCATCATACAGGACAAGGGCCTTCACCTGCCACTTGACTGGGCAATCGACCGCTCTCTCGACATACTTGGCGACAAGCTAAAGCGCAAAAAGAACGAGGCGACTTCCGACATACTCGAGTTCTTCAGGGAAAGGCTTAAAAACCAGCTCACTTCCCAGGGGCTTGGCGCAGATACCGTAGAGGCGGTATTTAGCGCGGGATGGGCCGAGATAAACGACGCCGTAGCGCGGGTTAAGGCATTGGAGGAGTTCAAGGGGCACGAGGCCTTTGGCAGGCTCGTGGTTGCGTTCAAGCGCGTCTCCAACATTCTAAAGGGATTCGACGCCGAGGACACTTCAGTTGATACGAAACTCTTCAAGGAAAAGGACGAAAGCTCGCTTCTTGGCGCAATAAAGGCCGCCTCCCCGGAGGTAGAAAAGTACCGGTCAGCAGCCGATTATAGCAGGGTGTTTACCTCGCTTGCCTCAATAAAGGAGGCCGTTGACTCGTTCTTCGATAATGTGATGGTAATGACAGACGACGCGGCGCTAAAGACAAACCGCCTGAGGCTTCTTAACTCTGTAAGAGGGCTTTATATAAAGACAGCGGACCTATCCAAGCTAACCGTAGCAGAATAA